TCGTCGAGTTCCTGCGCAATCCGAAGAAATTTACCCGGATCGGCGGCAAGGCTCCCCGGGGCGTTCTCTTGGTCGGACCGCCCGGCACCGGAAAAACCCTGATGGCACGGGCGGTTGCCGGGGAGGCTGAAGTCCCCTTCTTCTCCATTTCGGCCTCCCAGTTCATTGAAATGTTCGTAGGGGTCGGCGCCAGCCGGGTCCGCGACCTGTTCAATACGGCCAAGAAGAGTGCGCCCAGCATTATCTTCATCGACGAGCTCGACGCGGTCGGCCGTTCCCGGGGGACGGGCCTTGGCGGCGGCAACGATGAGCGGGAGCAGACCCTCAATCAGCTGCTCTCGGAAATGGACGGTTTCGATCCCCATGAAGAAGTGATTATCATGTCGGCCACCAACCGCCCGGACGTTCTCGATCCGGCCCTGCTGCGTCCCGGACGTTTCGACCGCCAAGTCATCGTGGAGAGGCCGGACTGGCGGGCCCGGGAGGAGATCCTCAAGGTCCACACCCGCAAGGTGCCCCTGGACAAGGACGTCGACCTTCGCACAATTGCCCGGGGCACCCCGGGGATGTGCGGAGCCGATCTGGAAAACCTCGTCAACGAGGCGGCCCTGATCGCGGCCCGCCATGATATGGATCGGGTCTCGATGGAACATTTCGAGCAGGCGAAGGACCGGATCCTGATGGGGTCGGAGCGAAAACTTGTTCTTTCCGACCAGGAAAAGCGCATAACGGCTTTCCACGAAGCGGGCCACACCCTGATCGCCCGCCTGTCTCCCGGGGCCGATCCCATTCACAAGGTTTCGATCATTCCGCGCGGGCGAGCCCTGGGTGTCACCCAGCAGCTGCCCATAGACGACAGGTATCACTATTCCCGGACCTACCTGACGACGCGCATTGCCGTCGTTCTCGGGGGCAGGGCGGCGGAGAAGGCTGTCTTCGGGGAGCTGACCACCGGCGCGCAGAACGATCTGCAACAGGCCACCGACCTGGCCGAGAAGATGGTCTGCCAATGGGGGATGAGCGACAAAGTCGGGCCGATGGCCTTCAATCGAGGAGAGGAACATCCCTTCCTGGGGCGCAAGCTGGCGACCAGCAATGCCTTCAGCGAACAGATGGGCTGGATCATCGATCAGGAAATTGAAAAAATCATCAAGGAAGCGGAACAGCTTGCCGACCGGATGGTGGCCGATTACCGCCCGGCCCTGGAAAAGCTGGCGGCGGCTCTGCTGGAGGAGGAGGTCCTGAGCCGGGTCCGGGTCGATGAGATTCTTCGCGAGTTCGGCATCAGGCCGCTTGTGGAGCATGCCGATTCCCGGCCGGAAGAGGGGGAGCAAGCAACCCCGGCACCCGGTGACCTGGGCAAGGAAACGGGGAGTGGGTAAAAAAAAGAGCCTGCGGTGTTCCCGCAGGCTCTTTCCGAATCGAGCTTGGTATTCCTATTTCCGGCGCAGGTTATAGAATACGTCCCGGCCTTTGAACCGTGCCGTATCGGCCAGTTCGTCCTCGATACGGAGCAGCTGATTGTATTTGCAGACCCGGTCGGTCCGGCAGGCCGAACCGGTTTTGATCTGACCGGCATTGGTGGCCACCACCAGATCGGCGATGGTGGTGTCCTCGGTTTCCCCGCTGCGGTGGGACACTACTGCCGTATAGCCGGCACGCTTGGCCATTTCGATGGCGTCCAGGGTTTCGGTCAGGGTTCCGATCTGATTGAGCTTGATCAAAATCGAGTTGGCGATGCCTTTTTCGATACCCTGTTTCAGAATGCCGGTGTTGGTGACGAACAGATCGTCGCCGACAATCTGGATGCGGCTGCCAAGGCGCTCGGTCAGCAGCTTCCACCCTTCCCAATCGTTTTCGGCCATACCGTCTTCGATGGAAATGATCGGGTAGCGGTTGACCAGATCCTCGTAGAAATCGATCAGTTCCTTGGAGCTCTTTTCCGGTTTGGCTTCATTTTCGAGCAGGTATTTGCCGTCCTTGAACAGTTCAGAGGCGGCGACATCGAGGGCCAGGAGGATCTCCTCGCCGGGGGTGTAGCCGGCGGCGCGGATCGCTTCCATGATCACTTCCAGCGCCTCTTCATTGCTCTTCAGGTCGGGGGCGAAACCGCCCTCGTCGCCGACGGCGGTGTTGTAGCCCCGGCCCTTGAGAACCTTTTTCAAGGCATGGAAAATTTCCGCCGACATGCGCAGCGCTTCGCGGAAGGATTGGGCGCCGGCGGGCATGATCATGAATTCCTGAATATCGACATTGTTGTCGGCGTGGGCGCCACCGTTGAGGATATTGAGCATTGGCAACGGAAGTTCGCGGGCATTCGGTCCGCCGATGTACTGGAAGAGGGACAACCCCAGGTCCTCGGCTGCCGCGCGGGCACAGGCCAGAGAAACCCCCAGCAGGGCGTTGGCTCCCAGATTGCACTTGGTTTCGGTGCCGTCCAGGGCGAGAAGCTTGCGGTCGATTCCGGCCTGATCGGTGATCTCCCAGCCGATCAGTTCCTCCGCAATGATTTCGTTGACGTTTTCCACCGCTTTCAGCACCCCTTTGCCAAGGTAGCGGTCCTTGTCTCCGTCACGCAGCTCCAGCGCTTCCCGTTCGCCCGTCGATGCACCGCTCGGTACGGCTGCCCGGCCCATGACGCCCGTTTCCAGATAAACCTCCACCTCGACGGTGGGATTGCCCCGGGAATCCAGAATTTCCCGGGCATAGATATCGACGATTTCACTCATGTCAGTCCCTCTTTCGGTATAAAATTATTTGAGCCGGTTAACCGACCATCCGAATCCGTATTTATAGCACATCCGGGCGGAATTGAAACCATTTTTCCTAAACTTTACAGTCGCCGGGGATTTGAAAAGGATTGCTTTTGGACGTGGACAATGTTATGTAGTCGGCGTATGAAACCTAATTCGAAAAGGATTTTTTTTGAATAGCAGCAATACTCAGGGTCGATTCAGCGCCGACGACCAGCAGCTGGCGAATCAACTCTTCGGTCAAGCCAACAAAAATCTGAAACAGATCGAGAAAACCCTAGGGGTTCGCCTGAGCTCCAAGGGTTTCGATCTTTTCATACAAGGCGAAGCGGAACAGGTGCAGCTGTGCCAGCGTTTGCTGGAAGAACTCTACACGCTGTTAAGGGAAGGCTATCCCCTTTATCCGACCGATATCGACTACGCGGTCAGGATACTTTCCGCAGATTCCAGAATCCGATTAGGGGATATTTTCCTCGATACCATCTGCATTTCCGCCCGCAAAAAAAGGATTGCTCCAAAAAGCCTGGCGCAGAAGACCTACATCGACGCCATTCGCGACAATGACGTGGTTTTCGGCATCGGGCCGGCAGGCACCGGCAAGACCTATCTTGCCATGGCCATGGCCGTTTCCTTTCTGATGAAGAAGGAAGTCGCCCGCATCGTTCTGGTCAGGCCTGCCGTGGAGGCGGGGGAGAGGCTCGGATTCCTTCCCGGCGATATTGCCGAAAAGGTCAATCCCTATCTTCGACCCCTGTACGATGCCCTGTTCGACATGGTGGATCGTGACAGAGGTCAGGAATTGATCGACAAAGGGGTGATCGAGGTGGCGCCTCTGGCCTTCATGCGGGGCAGGACCCTCAATGACGCCTTCGTCATCCTGGACGAGGCGCAGAATACTACCGCGGAACAGATGAAAATGTTTCTGACCCGGCTCGGATTCGGCAGCCGGGCGGTCATTACCGGGGATATCACTCAGATCGACCTGCCCTCCGGGAGGGTATCCGGTCTCCGCGAGGCGCTCGATATCCTGAAGGGGATCAAAGGAATTTTTTTCAATTATTTCACCGATCGTGACGTGGTACGGCACCCAATTGTACAGGCCATCGTTCAGGCCTATCACCGGGCGGAAGGGACCGGCCTCCGGCCCGCCGACCGGAGGGGCCGAGAGGACAATGCCGATGATCGGCAGAAGTGATTTGCAATGACGACCAGCAAACCTGAACGCAAGTCCGAGGCTCCACGGCGCCGATGGCACCGCTTCTGTTCCGTCTTCCCCTTGTTTAAGCCCTTTCACAAGGAGCAAAACCAGCGCTACCTGCTGCTTTTCGGGGTTGCGCTGATCATAACCGCCATCATCGTGCCCAAAGGCGGGTTTGTCCCCGGGTACTATTCGCCGGGCGACATTGCCTCCCGGGATATCAAGGCGTCCCGCGACCTGCTCCTGCCGGACCAGCCACTCACGGAAAAAAAGCGGGATGAAGCGGCCAGGGCCATCCTGTCTCTATACGATTTCGATTCCCGGGCCGGTGAGGAGACAGCCGGCCGTCTGTTCCAGATCTTCAACCAGCTCGGAACCACCCTTCAAACCGAAACTCCTCTGCAGAACGTTTTCCCCAAGGATGAAAATTCCCCCGTCAGCGAGCTCACGGAAGATGAATTGATTCTTCTGGCCCGGCTTTCCTCCCGCGACCAGGTGGCAAAGGATCTGCAGAAACTTCTGGTCGCATCCTTCAAAAATCTGATTGTGGGCAATCTGCAGGTTTTCGAATCCAGTTGGGATCGCGGAATTATTGTCCGCGACCTGGTCAATCACGGGGAACGGGCCGTCATGGACGCCAAGCAGGTGACGGGAATCGGCGACGTTTTCGATCAGGTGGAGAGAGAAATCGGGAAAATGGACGATCTCTCTCCCAACCAGCGGATCGTGCTCCTGAAGCTCCTGCGCAAGATGATCCGCCCCAACCTGACTTTCAATCAGAACGAAACCGAGGAACGGCGGCGCAAGGCCGGTGAACTGGTCAAGCCGGTGCTGTTCCAGATGAAGAAGGGGGAGATGATCGTTCGCGAGGGCGAACGGGTCACCGAGGAGCAGATCCGGAAGCTGCGGGCGATGCGGGCCGTGAGCGGCAACTACAGTACGCTGCTGACCGGTCTGGGCCTACTGCTCTGCATCCTGCTGCTGATTTACCTCGGCCATCGCTTCGCCCGTTCCAACATCAGCAAATACCGACCTAAAACATGCGATCTCCTGGTGATGGCGCTGGTGTTCGTCAGCCTGTTCATTCTGATCAAGGTGGCCATTTTCATCTCGACCGCTCTGGAAAGCGCCTTTCCCTACATCGAATCGTCCAGCTACTACTATGCCATTCCCTTCGCTGCCGGCGCCATGCTGATCCGCATCGTTCTGAACAGCGAGGTGTCCCTGATTTTCTCCCTGGCCTTCAGCGCCCTGGTCGGGATTCTGTTCGGCAACAATTTGTTCATCGCCGTCTATGCCCTGGTCGGCAGCCTCACAGGGGCCAACTGGGTCAGGCAATGTTTGGAGCGGGCCACGCTCTACCGCGCCGGAATACGTCTGTCGATGGTCAATTTTCTGCTGGTGCTCAGCATCCATCTGATGGCGGGCCGGGGGGTCGATTCGCAATTTTTCTACAAGGCCGGTTTCGGCCTCGCCGGTGGCTTTTTCTGCGCTCTGCTGGTGACCGGACTGATCCCCCTGATCGAATGGCTGTTCAAATACACCACCGACATCAAACTGCTGGAACTGGCCAACATGAACACCCCGGTGCTGCGGGAGCTGATGATTCAGGCACCCGGGACCTATCACCACTCCATCATTGTCGGAAATCTGGCCGAGGCCGCCGCCGAAACCATCGGTGCCAATCCTCTGCTGGCGCGGGTTGCGGCCTACTACCACGATATCGGCAAAATTCGCAAGCCCCTCTATTTCGTTGAAAATATCGGCTGCCAGGAAAACCGGCACGACAAGCTGACTCCCTCCATGAGCGCCCTGATTCTTATGGCCCATGTCAAGGACGGCGCCGATATGGCTCGTGAAAACAAACTCGGTCAACTGCTGGTGGATATCATCCGGCAGCACCACGGCACCGCTCTGATAAAATACTTCTTCGACAAGGCCAAGCAAAGCTCTGATCCCGGGGTCCATCAGGTTAATGAGCGGGATTACCGCTACCCCGGGCCCAAACCCCAGAACCGGGAGGCGGCGCTGATCATGCTGGCCGATGCCGTTGAGGCGGCCAGCAGAACGCTGACCGATCCCACTCCGGCCCGGATCCAGGGGATGGTGCAGAAGATCATCAACAATATTTTCATCGACGGCCAGCTCGACGAATGCGAACTGACCCTCAAGGATCTCCACAATATCGCTAAGAGTTTCAATCGAATTCTGTCCGGCATTTTCCATCACCGCATCGATTACCCTGAGCCGGTGCACAAGGAGCGGGAAAAGGAACCGGGAAAAAGGAAGAACGGTGAAGATTCACATCGAGAATCGGCAGACGAGTCAAAAGATAAAGACGGCACCTCTGGAAAAAGCAGCACGGAAGATCTTAAACGCCTTGGCATGTCCTAAGGACAGCGAACTGTCCATCGTCATTGTCAGCGATGACCAGATCCGGGAGATCAATCGGGATTACCTGCAGCGGGACAAAGCCACCAATGTCATCTCCTTTGCCATGCAGGAAGGGGAGGGAGCCGGACTGCAACCCGCTCTGCTGGGAGACGTCGTCATCAGTGCCGACACCGCTGCCAGGGATGCTGAAGAGGCCGGGCTGCCCTTCGAGAGCGAACTGTATTTTCTTCTGCTGCACGGCATCCTGCACCTGGTCGGTTACGATCACGAGCGGGGCACTGAGGAGGAAGCCCGCCGGATGGAAGCCAAAGAGGAAGAGATATTTGCTATGATTGAGGACGAAATTCTTTCCTGCCCCCGGTAGCCAGTCATGCTGATGAAACCTAAAGGAGTCGTGGCCAGTTTCTACTGTGCCATTGAGGGAGTTCTCTGGTCGGTACGGACCCAGCGGCACATGCTCTACCATATGCTGGCAGCCCTGACCCTGCTGCTGGCGGCTCTGTCTTTTCACATCTCGACCCTGGAATTCATTCTGCTGGTTCTTGCGGCGATGCTGGTGCTGATTTCGGAGCTGCTGAACACGGCTCTGGAAGCTGTCGTCGACCTGGTCTCTCCCGAGTACCACCCCCTGGCCCGCAGGGCCAAGGATGTGGCTGCAGGCGGCGTGCTGGTCGCCTGCATCGGAGCGGCGATCATGGGTTACATGGTCCTGGCGCCCTATCTCTTCCCGGTGGAAAAAATCCCCTTTCCGTCGCTCAAAAGGCCGCCGGGAGAACTGGCCGTCGCCTCCATCCTGACCGTGACGATTCTGGTGGTGCTGATTAAAGCCCGTATCGGCCGGGGCCGACCGCTGCATGGCGGCATGCCGAGCGGCCATGCGGCTTTTGCTTTTTCGATAGCGACGTCCGTGGTCCTGTCCGAAGTCGGCCCGATCCTTGCTCTGCTGACCTTGACGTTGGCAGCCCTGTTGGGGCAGAGCCGGGTTTTTCTGAAAATTCACACCAGTACGGAAGTGCTGGCGGGCGCTCTACTGGGGATCGCGGTCACGGCCCTGCTTTATTTCCTTTTTGGTTGAAATCAGAGGGTAAAGATAAAACGCTCGATCCAAAATTAAACAAGGAGAACCTTTTTGGACGCAGACAGTCCCAGCGATAAAAACATTTTCAAATCAAGCTTTTTTCGGCGTCTTCTATTCGGCAAACTTCGTGTGACCAGCGAGAAGGAATTGCAGGAGGTGATCAATGCCTCCGAAGAGGAAGGGATCATCAACGAAGAAGAAGGAGAGATGCTGCACTCCATCTTCGAGTTTGGTGACACGATCGTCAGGGAAATCATGGTGCCCCGTACCGATATGATCTCCTGCAGTACTCAGGCGACGGTGACCGATCTGCTGAAGGCGATCATCACCTCCGGGCATTCCCGGATTCCTATCTACGAAGGGAGCAACGACCGCATCGTCGGTCTCGTTTACGCCAAGGACCTTTTGAAATACTGGGGCTGCAGCGATGACGAGCTGAAGGTCAGCCAGGTGATGCGAGCTCCGTTTTTCGTTCCTGAAACCAAAAAAATCGAGGAACTGCTCAAAGAGTTCCGCACCCGCCGCATGCACATGGCCATCGCCATCGACGAATATGGAGGCACCAGTGGACTGGTGACCTTCGAGGACCTGCTGGAGGAGATCGTCGGGGACATTCAGGACGAGTACGACCTGGAGGAAGACTGGCTCAGTGAGGAAGAGGACGGTTCAGTGCTGGTCGATTGCCGTCTGAACATCGACGAATTCGCCGAATATTTCGATGTCCGGATTCCCCGGGACAAGTTCGATACGGTCGGCGGCTGGCTCTTCGACCTGCTGGGGCATGTCCCACTGCAGGGAGAGGAGACCGTCTACGGCAACCTGAGCATTCAGGTGACGGAGGCCGATGAGCGAAAAATCCGCCTGGTTCGGGTTCGCCGACTTGAACCTGTGAAACAGGTGGAGGAAAACGGCTGATGCAGTTGAAACGCTTTCTTCCGGATCCGGTTTCAAGCCTGGCCCTCGGCTCGGGGCTGCTGCTGGCTCTGTCCTTCCCTCGCCCGGATGTGGCGTCGCTTGCCTGGTTCGCACTGGTGCCGCTGTTCATGGTGATGAACGAGCGGCCCTTCCATACCGGCTTTCTTGCAGGGACCGGGTTTTTTGGGCTGGTGCTTTACTGGCTCAATATCGTCATGACCACCTACGGCCGGCTTCATCCCGTCCTCTCGGTGGTGGTCTATCTGCTGCTGGTTGCCTACCTTTCCCTTTTTTTCGGCGCCGCCACCTGGGCGGCCTGTTACTGCCGGGAAAAATTGGGGTTTTCCACCATCATTACCCTGCCTGTTTTCTGGGTGGCACTGGAGTTTGTGCGCTCCTTTCTTCTGACCGGGTTCCCCTGGGCCACCCTCGGATACTCCCAGCAGTCGCACCTGGCCCTGATTCAGAGCGCTGACCTGGTCGGTCCCTACGGATTGAGCTTTCTGCTGATCCTCTCCAATGCGAGTCTTGCCCGGGCCGGGTGTGAAATCCTGCAAAAGCGTTTTTCCAATCTGCCCTGGACGGCTCTGCTGGTCACGGCCTCGATGTTTGCCGCCAATCTTGAATACGGGTTCTTCCGGCTGGACCATCAAGTTGATGAAAGAAGCAAATCGGCGGAGACCCTGCTCGTTCAGGGATCCATCGATCAGTCTGTTAAATGGAACCCGGCCTATCAGGCCCGGACCATCGCTATCTATCGCGACCTCTCCATGCCGGAATCGGAGAGCCCTGCAACGGATCTCATTATCTGGCCGGAGAGCGCGGTTCCTTTCTTCTTCCAGGAGGGGGGTGCACTGGCCGAAGCCGTTCTCCAGGTCCCGGTACAGACCGGTGCCTATCTCCTTATGGGCAGCCCTGCCTACGAGGCGGGCAGCGAGGGGGAGCAATATCTGAACAGCGCCTTCCTGCTGTCTCCCGAGGGCAGGATTCTCGGTCGCAGCGACAAGGTCCATCTGGTTCCTTTCGGGGAGTATGTTCCACTCGGCCGTTTGCTGCCTTTCGTGGACAAACTGGTGGTCGGGATCGGCGATTTTTCTCCTGGCAAGGTCAGTCCCTTGCAGATGAACGGAGGCCGCATCGGGGTTCTGGTCTGTTTCGAAAGCATTTTTCCCGAATTGGCCCGCGATTATGTACGGCAGGGCAGCGACCTGCTCGTCAATATCACCAACGATGCCTGGTTCGGCCGATCCTCTGCGCCTTACCAGCATCTGGCCATGAGCCGCTTCAGGGCCGTGGAAAACCGGGTCTGGGTGGCCCGTGCGGCCAATACCGGCATTTCCGCCTTCATCTCGCCCTCCGGCGAAATCGTCGCCAAGTCCCCCCTGTTCGAACGCCTGGCCCTGAAAGGGCAGG
This portion of the Syntrophotaleaceae bacterium genome encodes:
- the ftsH gene encoding ATP-dependent zinc metalloprotease FtsH, which translates into the protein MNKYFWRQAVAILAVVVIFNYLYVKFNPAQNDPTASISYSRFKTELAEDNIARVLFQGSELSGEFREKVAVAKGPQAAEQGQEGEQVLYQEFQTHLPPVEDPGLMQSLQQAQVEVEVKPEEKPSAWTTALLYLLPWVLIIGVWWFILKGMRSRQGGGGLMGGFSKSGARLYVEQKSKVTFKDVAGLEEAKQELMEIVEFLRNPKKFTRIGGKAPRGVLLVGPPGTGKTLMARAVAGEAEVPFFSISASQFIEMFVGVGASRVRDLFNTAKKSAPSIIFIDELDAVGRSRGTGLGGGNDEREQTLNQLLSEMDGFDPHEEVIIMSATNRPDVLDPALLRPGRFDRQVIVERPDWRAREEILKVHTRKVPLDKDVDLRTIARGTPGMCGADLENLVNEAALIAARHDMDRVSMEHFEQAKDRILMGSERKLVLSDQEKRITAFHEAGHTLIARLSPGADPIHKVSIIPRGRALGVTQQLPIDDRYHYSRTYLTTRIAVVLGGRAAEKAVFGELTTGAQNDLQQATDLAEKMVCQWGMSDKVGPMAFNRGEEHPFLGRKLATSNAFSEQMGWIIDQEIEKIIKEAEQLADRMVADYRPALEKLAAALLEEEVLSRVRVDEILREFGIRPLVEHADSRPEEGEQATPAPGDLGKETGSG
- the eno gene encoding phosphopyruvate hydratase, which translates into the protein MSEIVDIYAREILDSRGNPTVEVEVYLETGVMGRAAVPSGASTGEREALELRDGDKDRYLGKGVLKAVENVNEIIAEELIGWEITDQAGIDRKLLALDGTETKCNLGANALLGVSLACARAAAEDLGLSLFQYIGGPNARELPLPMLNILNGGAHADNNVDIQEFMIMPAGAQSFREALRMSAEIFHALKKVLKGRGYNTAVGDEGGFAPDLKSNEEALEVIMEAIRAAGYTPGEEILLALDVAASELFKDGKYLLENEAKPEKSSKELIDFYEDLVNRYPIISIEDGMAENDWEGWKLLTERLGSRIQIVGDDLFVTNTGILKQGIEKGIANSILIKLNQIGTLTETLDAIEMAKRAGYTAVVSHRSGETEDTTIADLVVATNAGQIKTGSACRTDRVCKYNQLLRIEDELADTARFKGRDVFYNLRRK
- a CDS encoding PhoH family protein; amino-acid sequence: MNSSNTQGRFSADDQQLANQLFGQANKNLKQIEKTLGVRLSSKGFDLFIQGEAEQVQLCQRLLEELYTLLREGYPLYPTDIDYAVRILSADSRIRLGDIFLDTICISARKKRIAPKSLAQKTYIDAIRDNDVVFGIGPAGTGKTYLAMAMAVSFLMKKEVARIVLVRPAVEAGERLGFLPGDIAEKVNPYLRPLYDALFDMVDRDRGQELIDKGVIEVAPLAFMRGRTLNDAFVILDEAQNTTAEQMKMFLTRLGFGSRAVITGDITQIDLPSGRVSGLREALDILKGIKGIFFNYFTDRDVVRHPIVQAIVQAYHRAEGTGLRPADRRGREDNADDRQK
- a CDS encoding HDIG domain-containing protein is translated as MTTSKPERKSEAPRRRWHRFCSVFPLFKPFHKEQNQRYLLLFGVALIITAIIVPKGGFVPGYYSPGDIASRDIKASRDLLLPDQPLTEKKRDEAARAILSLYDFDSRAGEETAGRLFQIFNQLGTTLQTETPLQNVFPKDENSPVSELTEDELILLARLSSRDQVAKDLQKLLVASFKNLIVGNLQVFESSWDRGIIVRDLVNHGERAVMDAKQVTGIGDVFDQVEREIGKMDDLSPNQRIVLLKLLRKMIRPNLTFNQNETEERRRKAGELVKPVLFQMKKGEMIVREGERVTEEQIRKLRAMRAVSGNYSTLLTGLGLLLCILLLIYLGHRFARSNISKYRPKTCDLLVMALVFVSLFILIKVAIFISTALESAFPYIESSSYYYAIPFAAGAMLIRIVLNSEVSLIFSLAFSALVGILFGNNLFIAVYALVGSLTGANWVRQCLERATLYRAGIRLSMVNFLLVLSIHLMAGRGVDSQFFYKAGFGLAGGFFCALLVTGLIPLIEWLFKYTTDIKLLELANMNTPVLRELMIQAPGTYHHSIIVGNLAEAAAETIGANPLLARVAAYYHDIGKIRKPLYFVENIGCQENRHDKLTPSMSALILMAHVKDGADMARENKLGQLLVDIIRQHHGTALIKYFFDKAKQSSDPGVHQVNERDYRYPGPKPQNREAALIMLADAVEAASRTLTDPTPARIQGMVQKIINNIFIDGQLDECELTLKDLHNIAKSFNRILSGIFHHRIDYPEPVHKEREKEPGKRKNGEDSHRESADESKDKDGTSGKSSTEDLKRLGMS
- the ybeY gene encoding rRNA maturation RNase YbeY; the protein is MKIHIENRQTSQKIKTAPLEKAARKILNALACPKDSELSIVIVSDDQIREINRDYLQRDKATNVISFAMQEGEGAGLQPALLGDVVISADTAARDAEEAGLPFESELYFLLLHGILHLVGYDHERGTEEEARRMEAKEEEIFAMIEDEILSCPR
- a CDS encoding diacylglycerol kinase, with product MLMKPKGVVASFYCAIEGVLWSVRTQRHMLYHMLAALTLLLAALSFHISTLEFILLVLAAMLVLISELLNTALEAVVDLVSPEYHPLARRAKDVAAGGVLVACIGAAIMGYMVLAPYLFPVEKIPFPSLKRPPGELAVASILTVTILVVLIKARIGRGRPLHGGMPSGHAAFAFSIATSVVLSEVGPILALLTLTLAALLGQSRVFLKIHTSTEVLAGALLGIAVTALLYFLFG
- a CDS encoding hemolysin family protein; protein product: MDADSPSDKNIFKSSFFRRLLFGKLRVTSEKELQEVINASEEEGIINEEEGEMLHSIFEFGDTIVREIMVPRTDMISCSTQATVTDLLKAIITSGHSRIPIYEGSNDRIVGLVYAKDLLKYWGCSDDELKVSQVMRAPFFVPETKKIEELLKEFRTRRMHMAIAIDEYGGTSGLVTFEDLLEEIVGDIQDEYDLEEDWLSEEEDGSVLVDCRLNIDEFAEYFDVRIPRDKFDTVGGWLFDLLGHVPLQGEETVYGNLSIQVTEADERKIRLVRVRRLEPVKQVEENG
- the lnt gene encoding apolipoprotein N-acyltransferase, whose product is MQLKRFLPDPVSSLALGSGLLLALSFPRPDVASLAWFALVPLFMVMNERPFHTGFLAGTGFFGLVLYWLNIVMTTYGRLHPVLSVVVYLLLVAYLSLFFGAATWAACYCREKLGFSTIITLPVFWVALEFVRSFLLTGFPWATLGYSQQSHLALIQSADLVGPYGLSFLLILSNASLARAGCEILQKRFSNLPWTALLVTASMFAANLEYGFFRLDHQVDERSKSAETLLVQGSIDQSVKWNPAYQARTIAIYRDLSMPESESPATDLIIWPESAVPFFFQEGGALAEAVLQVPVQTGAYLLMGSPAYEAGSEGEQYLNSAFLLSPEGRILGRSDKVHLVPFGEYVPLGRLLPFVDKLVVGIGDFSPGKVSPLQMNGGRIGVLVCFESIFPELARDYVRQGSDLLVNITNDAWFGRSSAPYQHLAMSRFRAVENRVWVARAANTGISAFISPSGEIVAKSPLFERLALKGQVGLGAQPTIYTRFGDILPILCLILSAGWLVYARLFSGKRKL